The genomic window GCCCAGCTCGCGTGCCAGCCGGTGCTGCTGCTGCTCGACCCGCGCGTGCCGGTGCACGGCGTCGTGGCGAACGTGCTGGCCGAGCCGGCCGCGCCCCTCGCGACCGTGGGCGGGCTCGTCGTCTGTGCGACCGCCTCCTGGGCGCCGGGTCTCGCGGAGTTCGTCGCGCGTGTCGCGTGGGTGCCGGCCACGTGGGTCGGCGCCGTGGCCCGCTCCGTCGCGTCGTGGCCGTTCGCGCGCGTCGACTGGCCAGGCGGGGCCACGGGCGTCGTCGTCCTGGCCGGGTTCTCCCTCCTCGTGGCCGGGGCGGTGCTGGCACGGTCGGAGGGGCCGTTACGGCGGGTGGCGGTCGTCCTGCTCGTCGGCGCGCTCGTGGTCGGCGGCGGCGTCGTGACGGGCGTCCGCACGGGGGAGCGGAGCGCCGTGCCCGACGACTGGACCATCGCCCAGTGCGACGTCGGGCAGGGCGACGCGGTCCTCATCCGGAGCGCCGGCCAGGTCGCCCTCGTGGACGTGGGCGACGACGAGGAGGCGCTCGGCGGCTGCCTCCGCCGGTTCGGGGTCGACCGGGTCGACCTCCTGGTGCTCACGCACTTCGACACGGACCACGTCGGGGCCGTCGACGTGGTGACGGGTCGGGTCGGCCGGGCGGTGGTCGGGCCCGCCGAGAGCCCGGCGGACGATCGGCTCGTCGACGAGCTGGTCGCCGGGGGCGCCGACGTCGTCGAGGGCACAGCCGACGTGGGGGGAGTCCTCGGCGCGCTCGGCTGGAGCGTGCTCTGGCCGGCCGGCACGGGCGCAGCCGCAGCGGGCAACGACGCGAGCGTCGTCGTCCTGTGGCGGCCCCTGCCCGGCTGCGCGACGGGCTGTCTCTCCTTCCTCGACCTCGGCGACCTCGCCGAGGCGCCGCAGCGTCGCCTCTTGTCGGCTGCACGCGGGTCCCTCACGGGCGTCGACGTCGTGAAGGTGTCGCACCACGGCTCCGCCGACCAGCACGCGGCCCTGTACGAGGCGGCCGCGGCGTCGGTCGGGCTCGTCGGGGTCGGCGCCGACAACACCTACGGGCACCCGAGGCGCGAGGCGCTCGACATGGTCGAGGAGGCGGGCGGCGAGATCACGAGGACCGACGTCGACGGCGACGCCGCGGTCGTGGTCGGCGACGCCGGCCTGCGGCTCTGGCGTCAGCGGGACGGTGCTCGCGGGGACGATGCGGACGACACCGACGAGGTCACGAGCCGGCCCGCCGACGTCGGGGGAGGCCGTTACGCTGGGTCGAGGGCGCCCTCGGCGTCCTCGACCGAGGAGGACCGTGGCCGCCAGAACCACCGGCAAGACGACGACGAAGAAGGCGAGCGTCGCCGTCGACCAGGTCCCCTGGCACGCGATCCGCCCCGCGCCGGTCGTCCTCGTCAGCGGGCCGGAGCAGTTCCTCGCCGAGCGTGCGGTCCGGCAGCTCCGCGACCAGCTCGTCGCTGAGGACCCGAGCCTCGAGGTCCACGACCTCGAGGCCGACCACTACCAGCCCGGCGAGCTCATCACCCTCGCGAGCCCGTCCCTGTTCGCCGAGCCGCGCCTCCTGCGCGTGGTGTCGGTCGAGAAGTGCACGGACGCGTTCCTCACCGAGACGCTGCGCTACCTCGAGTCACCAGCCGACGACACGTACCTCGTGCTGCGGCACGGCGGGGGAGTCCGCGGCAAGAAGCTGCTCGACACGATCCGCGCGGGCGTCGGCGGCGGTGTCGAGGTCGTCTGCGCCGAGCTCAAGAAAGAGACCGAGAAGCACGACTTCGCCGCGGGCGAGTTCCGGTCGGCGCGACGACGGGTGTCGGGCGGGGCGCTCCGGGCGCTGGTGACGGCCTTCTCCGACGACCTGGCCGAGCTCGCCAGCGCCTGCCAGCAGCTGATCTCCGACGCGGCGGACGAGATCACGGAGGCGACGGTCGAGAAGTACTACGCCGGCCGCGTCGAGACGAACGCCTTCAAGGTGGCCGACGCGGCGATCGCGGGGCGTCAGGGCGAGGCGCTCGTGCTCCTGCGGCACGCCCTCTCGTCGGGTGCCGACCCGGTGCCCGTCGTGGCGGCCTTCGCCATGAAGATCCGCACCATGGCGAAGGTCCAGGGCGTCTACGGGCCCTCCGGGCAGCTCGCCTCACGTCTCGGCATGGCCCCGTGGCAGGTCGAGCGCGCTCAGCGCGATGTCCGCGGCTGGAGCGAGGAGGGCCTCGGTCGGTGCATCGAGCTGCTCGCCGAGACGGACGCCGCGGTCAAGGGCGCCCAGCGCGACGCGATCTACGCGCTCGAGCGGATGGTGACGACCGTGGCGACGCGGGGCGCGCTCGGCCGCTGACCTCGGCGCCCGAACCGCCCGGCTCCCGTCCACGCGAACGCGAAGGACCCCGTCTCGATCGAGACGGGGTCCTTCGCGGTGAGCGCGGTGCGCTCAGGTGATCAGGCTCAGAGAGCGCCGACCTGCTTCGCGATCGACGACTTGCGGTTCGCGGCCTGGTTCTTGTGGATGACGCCCTTGCTGGCGGCCTTGTCGAGCTTCTTCGACGCGAGGGCCAGCGTGGTGGTCGCCTTGTCCTTGTCGCCGGCGACGATGGCCTCGCGCGCAGCGCGGATGGCGGTCTTGAGCTCGCTCTTGACGGCCTTGTTGCGGTCCTGGGCCTTCTTGTTGGTGCCGATGCGCTTGATCTGCGACTTGATGTTCGCCACGTTCGCTACTTCCTGTTTCGTGTGTCGGGGCGAGCGGCACCGGAGTGCGGCGCCGTGCCCGGGGGACGGTTCTGTGAGGTGGTGCTGCGAGCCGACCGGGAGGGGACTCGCCCATCCCGGACTGCCGCCGGTGGTGCCACCGGAGCGGCTCTCGGCTGCGTTCGCGATCCGTCACGTCAGACGTTCCGCGCAAGCCAACAGGCAACGTTACCAGCACGTCGCCCGACTCTCAATGATAGGGCGTCCGACGCAGGCTGCGGCGACCCGGGAGGGGGGCGTGTCGCCCGTAGTACGGTGCCGTCATGCCGTCGCTCGCCCCGCACATCGCGTCCGTCCCCGCCTCCGGCATCCGTCGGGTCTTCGAGCTCGCCGCCGGCCTGGACGACGTCGCCATGCTGGTCATCGGCGAGCCCGACGTGCCCGTGCCGCACCACATCGGCGACGCTGCCCGTCGCGCGTGGTCGGAGGACCGCACCGGCTACACGCCGAACGGCGGCATCGCCCCGCTCCGTGAGGCGCTCGTGGCCAAGCTGGCGCGCGAGAACGACCTGCACGTCGACGTCGAGCAGGTCTGGGTCACGGTCGGCGCCACCCAGGCGCTCTACCAGGCCATGGGCCTCGTGCTCGCCGCTGGCGACGAGGTGCTCGTGCCCGACCCCGGCTACACGACGTTCTCGATGAACGCGCACATGCTCGACGCCGTCCCCGTCCCGTACTCGCTGTCGCCCGACAGGGAGTTCCTGCCCGACCTCGACCAGCTGGAGGCGGCGGTCACCGACCGCACCCGGGCCGTCGTCGTCAACTCGCCCTCCAACCCCCTCGGGGTCGTCTGGCCGCGCGAGGTGCTGCAGGGCCTGCTCGACCTGGCCGCGCGGCACGACCTCTGGGTGATCAGCGACGAGGTCTACGAGTACTTCACCTACGGCACGCCCCACGTGAGCATCGCCTCCCTCGACGCCGACGACCGGGTCTTCAGCGCCTTCTCGCTGAGCAAGACCTACGCGATGACCGGCGTGCGCGTCGGCTACCTCGTGACCCCGCGCGGCATGGCCCCGACGATGCGGACGGTCCAGGAGGCGATGATCAGCTGCGTCGCCGAGCCCGACCAGCACGCGGCCCTCGCCGCGGTCACCGGCGACCACGGCCCCGTCTCGGACGCCCGCGAGCACTACCGGCAGAACCTCGAGCTGGCGACTGCCCTGCTCGCCGAGCGCGGCATGGCCCATCTCGACCCGCAGGGCGCCTTCTACCTCTGGATCGACGTGAGCCACGCGTCGCAGGGCGACGTCGCAGGCTGGGCCGAGCGGTTCCTGCTCGAGAAGCGGGTCGCCGTCGCTCCCGGCAGTGCCTTCGGCCGGGCCGGCGAGGGCTGGATCCGGATCTGCCTCGCCGCGGCTCCCGAGGTGATCGAGCGTGGGCTCAGGGCGCTGCCCGCACCCGCCCCGGCGGCCTGACGGGAACGCCCCCGCATCGATGCGGGGGTCTGCCCCCTTCAGCCGGGCCGCGCCTCCTTCGTAGGCTCGAGGCATGACGAACACCGCACCGACCACCCCGCCCGTCGCCGCACGCACCGCGGCCCCTGCCGCTCCTGCCGCTCCTGCCGCCCCCGCGGCGGCCGGCGGCCTCCACTCGCCGCTGAGCCTCACGAGCCTCGTGCTCGGGATCGCGTCGGTGGCGCTGAGCTTCACCTTCGTCGTGCCGATCGTCGGCGTCGTCCTCGGCGTGCTCGGGCGCCGACGCGAGCCCGAGGGCCGCACGATGGCGCTGATCGGCATCATCGCGTCGGGGGTGATGCTGCTCGGCAGCGTCGTCCTCCTCGTGGTCGGCCTCGTGGCAGCAGTCCCGATCGGCCTGCTCGGCCTGTTCCAGTACTTCAGCTGACTCCGTTCCTCAGCTGACGCCTCCTCGTCGGCTGACGCCCGCTCCTTGGAGCCGCGCCTCGTGTTGACAACTCCTGACGGGTGCGCCGCGAGCAGCCGCCGGTACCCGCCGCGGCGTCGGCGCCGCGCACGCATCAGGAGTTGCCGACACGGTTCCCGAGCGCGACGTGGGAGAATCGAGGCGACAACCGCCCGCCACCCCCTGAGGACCGTGTGAGCCCCCTAGCAACCCGTGCACTCGAGCCGGCGAAGACCGCGCCCGAGCACATCCGCAACTTCTGCATCATCGCGCACATCGACCACGGCAAGTCGACCCTCGCCGACCGCATGCTGGGCATCACCGGCGTCGTGGAGGACCGGGCCATGCGCGCCCAGTACCTCGACCGGATGGACATCGAGCGCGAGCGCGGCATCACGATCAAGAGCCAGGCCGTGCGCATGCCCTGGGAGCGAGACGGCCAGACCTTCGCCCTCAACATGATCGACACGCCCGGCCACGTCGACTTCAGCTACGAGGTCAGCCGGTCGCTCGCCGCGTGCGAGGGCGCGATCCTGCTCGTCGACGCCGCGCAGGGCATCGAGGCCCAGACGCTCGCGAACCTCTACCTGGCGCTCGAGAACGACCTCGAGATCATCCCGGTCCTCAACAAGATCGACCTGCCGGCGGCCGACCCGGAGAAGTACGCCGCCGAGCTCGCGAGCCTGATCGGCGGCGACCCCGCCGACGTCCTCCGCGTCAGCGGCAAGACGGGCGTCGGCGTGACTGAGCTCCTCGACCGCGTCGTCGACCGCATCCCCTCGCCGACCGGCGACTTCGACGCCTCGCCTCGAGCGATGATCTTCGACTCCGTCTACGACAGCTACCGCGGCGTCGTGACGTACATCCGCATGATCGACGGCACCCTGCACCCGCGCGAGAAGGTGCAGATGATGTCGACCAAGTCGACCCACGAGATCCTCGAGATCGGCGTCTCGTCCCCCGAGCCGACACCGAGCCAGGGGCTCTCGGTCGGGGAGGTCGGCTACCTGATCACGGGCGTGAAAGACGTGCGTCTCTCGAAGGTCGGCGACACGGTCACGACCTCGGCGAAGCCCGCGACGGAGGCGCTTGCTGGCTACGTCGAGCCGCTCCCGATGGTCTACTCAGGCCTGTACCCGATCGACGGCAGCGACTACCCCGACCTGCGCGAGGCCCTCGACAAGCTCAAGCTGTCCGACGCGGCCCTCGTCTACGAGCCCGAGACCAGCGTCGCGCTCGGCTTCGGCTTCCGCTGCGGCTTCCTCGGCCTGCTGCACCTCGAGATCATCACCGAGCGCCTCGAGCGCGAGTTCGGCCTCGACCTGATCACCACGGCGCCGAGCGTCGTCTACGAGGTCACCACCGACGACAAGCAGACCGTCACCGTCACGAACCCGAGCGAGTTCCCCGGCGGCAAGATCGCCAGCGTCAGCGAGCCGATGGTCAAGGCGGCGATCCTCGCCCCGAAGGACTACGTGGGAGTCATCATGGAGCTCTGCCAGCAGCGGCGCGGCGCCCTGCTCGGCATGGAGTACCTCGGCGAGGACCGCGTCGAGATCCGCTACGCGATGCCCCTCGGCGAGATCGTCTTCGACTTCTTCGACAGCCTCAAGTCGAAGACCGCCGGCTACGCGAGCCTCGACTACGAGCCCATCGGCGACCAGGAGGCCGACCTGGTCAAGGTCGACATCCTGCTGCAGGGCGAGCAGGTCGACGCGTTCAGCGCGATCGTGCACCGTGACAAGGCGTACGCGTACGGGGTCCTCATGACGGGCCGCCTCCGCGAGCTCATCCCGCGCCAGCAGTTCGAGGTGCCGATCCAGGCGGCCATCGGCGCCCGGATCATCGCGCGGGAGAGCATCCGCGCCATGCGCAAGGACGTCCTCGCCAAGTGCTACGGCGGCGACATCAGCCGCAAGCGCAAGCTGCTCGAGAAGCAGAAGGAGGGCAAGAAGCGCATGAAGACCATCGGTCGCGTCGAGGTGCCCCAGGAGGCGTTCATCGCCGCCCTGAGCGGCGACACCGAGGCGAAGAAAGAGAAGAAGTAGCCGATGCGCCGTTCGACGCACGCCGAGACGCACACGACCTACGGAGAGGTCGGCGCGACGCAGGCGCCCGACCTGATGCAGTACCCGCCCAAGGGCTTCCGCCCGGCCGAGTACCGCACCAGGGTCGGTCACGGCGACGCGCGCTTCGAGGCGGCGTGGATCGCCACGATGACCTGGAAGATCCAGGAGCGCAGCGGGATCGACGTGCGGATCGACTCCGTCCCTCCCGTCGAGGAGGGCGGCTACCACCCGGTCACGTTCGACGACGACGGCGTCCCCGTCGACCCGGCCCACTGGGAGCAGGGCCGCGACGAGTCGCGCTTCGCGCCGGACGGCACCGCGTTCCTGACCGCGGGCACGACGGCCACCCTGTCGATCTCCGCCTACGGCCGCAGCGTGCAGGCGCCCGTGCGGGTCGTCTACGTCGTCGACGAGCCGAGGCGCAAGGGCTTCGCCTACGGCACCCTGGACGGCCATCCCGAGAGCGGAGAAGAGAGCTGGGTCGTCGACCAGACCGACGACGGCTCCGTCTGGTTGTCGATCCGCTCGTTCTCGCGTCCCAGCACCTGGCGCTGGAAGCTCGTGGAGCCCTTCATGCGGCGTCAGCAGGCGCTGTACACGCGTCGCTACCTCCGGGCCCTGAGCCTGACCGAGCCCGACGCCCCGGCCGAGGCCGACATCGACCTCGAGGCCGCCGCCGAGGCCGCCCACGACGACGAGATCCGCGAGCCCGGCTCTCGCCGGTCGGGCGACTGACGGTGCCAGGAGCCCTCCCGCTCGGCGACCCTGCCCCCGTCGACGGCTCGCTGCCCGCGTCGGTCGTCGAGGGTGCTGCAGACCGCAACTTCGGCGTCTACCTGCACGTCCCCTTCTGCCGTGTCCGCTGTGGCTACTGCGACTTCAACACGTACACGGGCGACGAGCTGCGCGGCGCCCGACGTGACGACTACGCGCAGGAGGCGGTGGACGAGGTGCGCCTCGCCGGTCGCGTCCTCGAGGGCGCCGGGCTGCCTCCTCGTCCGGTCTCGACCGTCTTCTTCGGGGGCGGCACGCCCACGATGCTGCCGCACACGGACCTCGCCGCCATGCTCTCGTCGGTCGTCGACACCTGGGGGCTCGTCGACGGCGCCGAGGTGACGACCGAGGCGAACCCCGACTCCGTCGACGCCGAGTACCTGCGGGCGCTGGCGGCCGCCGGCTTCACGCGCGTCAGCTTCGGCATGCAGTCCGCGGTGCCCAGCGTGCTCGCGACCCTCGAGCGCACCCACGACCCCGAGCGCGTCCCGCTCGTCGTGCGCTGGGCCCGTGACGCCGGGCTCGACGTCAGCCTCGACCTCATCTACGGCACGCCGGGCGAGACCCTCGACGACTGGTCTCGATCGCTCGACGTCGCCCTCGAGCAGCAGCCGGACCACCTGTCCGCCTACTCGCTGATCGTCGAGGACGGCACGAAGCTGGCCCGGCAGATCCGGCGTGGCGAGGTCGCCCAGCCCGACGACGACACCGCCGCGGACATGTACGAGCTCGCCGACGACCGGCTCGCCGCCGCGGGCTACGGCTGGTACGAGGTGAGCAACTGGGCGCGCGACGAGCAGCACCGCTCGCGGCACAACCTGTCGTACTGGCAGGGCCACGACTGGTGGGGCGTCGGCCCTGGTGCGCACAGCCACGTCGGGGGCGTCCGGTGGTGGAACGTGAAGCACCCGGCCGCCTACGGCCAGCGCATGGCCGCGGGGGAGTCGCCGGGGGCCGGCCGCGAGACCCTCGACGCCGAGACCCGGCGGGTCGAGCGCGTGCTGCTGGCTGTCCGGATGCGCGAGGGGCTGCCCACGACCGACCTCGACCCCGAGGGTCGCGCGGCGGTGGCCGGGCTGATCGCCGACGGCTGGGTCGAGGGGCGCGAAGCACTGGCGGGGCGCGTCGTCCTCACGCGGACAGGACGGCTGATGGCCGACGCCGTGGTCCGCCGGCTGCTGCCGGTCTGAGGGCCGACGCGTCGCGTCGCGGTGCGGCCGTCACGAGGTGCCGCCCGCGGACCGCTCAGGGCAAGGGCTAGAGCGCCCTCGATCGGGCGGTTGTCAGGATGCGCCGAACGGATCGGTCGTGGCCAGGCGGGTCTCGACCTGGCGGTCTACGTCCAAGGCTCTCCGGCGTCTGGTCAGGAGGTTCCCTCTAGGGTCGACGCATGGCGAGGAGATGGCGCGTGTCCCGGACCCGCGAGAGGGTCGTCTCCGTTCTGGCCGCTGCCGTCATAGTGCTGGGTGTAGCCGTACTGGCGGCGTCGTTCTTGGCTGTAGCCACAAGCCCTGGCGATCCGACGGCAAGTCAGATCACCGTCAAGAACCTGCCGCAAGATCCGCGCGTTCTGGTAATCGGCGACTCCTACACTGCCGGCTACGGGGCCGAGGATCCAGAACGGGACACGTGGGTCAATCGGACTTCGGCGTCTCTTGATTGGTCGGTGACTGTCGACGCAGTTCTGGGAAGCGGATACACGACTGTCGGCGGGCCCTCGTCGACCGGCGTGGGGACCTTTGGCGACAGGCTCTCCAGACACGAGCACGAGACTTTCGACCTCGTCGTGATCCAGGGCAGCCAGAACGATGTTCACACGAATCCGGACCGGCTGGTCAGGGCGGCCCAAGCGGCTCTGCGTGAAGCTAAGGATCTGTGGCCTGATGCAGCTGTCGTGATGATCGGTCCGTCCGCGCCGCTCCCTCGCGGAGAGGCTTACGTGGCCGCCTCAGAGACACTTCGAAAGGTCGCCGGCGGGGCCGACGTGCCCTTCGTAGATGCCGTCAACGGCCGATGGTTCACCACCAAGAACAGCCCCGCCATGACGGCTCCAGACGGTGGCCACCTGAACACTCGCGGCTACGCCTACATGGGTGACCGCATCACCGAGGCCATGCGGGACCTGATGGACGGCGAAGCAGGGTCGACTAGCGCACTGTCAGGGGAGAACTCAGCGCATCGGCTGCGTTAGCCACTGGCTTGTCGCGGCCCAACGCTCGAGCAAGCCTGTGGCTCGGGCGCTCGACCAACAAGAAGAAGCCCGTCCCCGTACACAGGGAGACGAGGACTGCTGCGGCGAGGGCCGCGTTGGAGCCGGGCCAGGCGGAAGCGAAAGCGATCACGATCGGCTCGTGCACCAGGTACAGGCTGAACGACACGATGCCTGCCCAGCGGAAGACGGGTGAGGACAGCAGACGGGCGAGAGGCAACCACACCGCTGCGGCGAGCAGGAGGGCCGTGACTCCGATGATGATCGCCGGGCGGGTCAAGAGATAGATGCGGGCTACGGGTCCGAACGGCATGAGCAGCCAAAAGGACGTCGTGAGCAGCGTGCCGATGACCACGACGGCGAGCCATCGGGCGTGGGACTCGCGTGTGCGCTTGAGCTGGTGCCAGACCGCGGGCCAGGCCTGGGCGAGGGCCGTCCCGATGAGGAACATCGGCATGTACGCGAGTGCTAGTACATCGGAGTAGAAGCCGTACGTGGACACGATCAGTGCGGCAACGATCTGGGCCGAGGGCTTGAGAGCCAACCCGGTAGCGATGAAAGCAGCGAGCAAGAGAGAGAACAGAACCTCCCACTGGAGGGACCAGAGGGGCGTGATCGCACCGGAGGGTCCTGCCAGGAGTGTCAAGTCCTTCTCTAAGTAGGACGTGACGTATTCGGGGACTCGACGGCGCAGCCAGACGCTGGCTTCACCGCCGCGGGGAAACACTGTGATGATCGTCGCGCCGAGTAGGACGGCGGCTGTGACGGGGATGTAGAGGCGCACCAGCCGTGCCGGCAGATAGGTGCGCCAAGTGAACTTGGGCGAACTGACGGCGAGGCCGAGTACGAAACCGGAGAGCACGAAGAACAGGTAGACCGCCTCGGTGCCAGCCCACAGGAGATGCAGCGGCGTGTGTACGAGCCACGCGGTCGTGCCCGTGGCGGGGACGTTCGTGTAATAAGGGTCAGCCAGGCCTGGCTTGGTGAGCAGAGTGTGGTGCGCAAGAACGATGAGCGCTGCAGCTCCTCGTAGGCCGTCGAGGGAAGTCAGGCGAGGGGCGGGCGACAGTAAGCGGGATGCCCCGGGTGACGCGAGGTGTCTTGACACGAGCCAAGGTTAGGCGAGGTCGAGCAGGTCGGCCGTCATTGGGCGGCGGTTCAAGAGGTAGGGACCGACCTGGCGCGCTGCAGGCTCGAAATTAGGCGGCTTGCGCCCCACAGCGGGCGAGTCAGTCGGGGTATGTGGGCCGACACGACGTGAGGCGCGCCTCCCGGAGGGGAGACGCGCCTCGACGGCCGAGCGGACGGGCTACGCCTTGATGAACTCGATGCTCAGCGGGTACTTGTAGTACTCGCCCCGGTTGGCTGCGAGGGCCGCGATGATGCCGAAGACGATCACGACGATCGCCGCCGCGAGCGTGATCAGGACGCCGATGCCGAGGAACGACGTCGCACCTCCGATGACGTAGGCGATCACCATCGTCAGCTGGAAGTTCAGCGCGACGCGGCTGTGCTCACGGACGAACGGGCCGCGGTCCTTGAGCACGAGGTAGCCGACCAGCGGGGCCACGAAGCTGAGCAGGATGCCGCCGACGTGGATCAGCGTGGCCCAGAGCTTCTCGTCCTCGGGGCGCATCGGCTGGACGGGCTGCGGGGCGCCGTAGCCGGGCTGCTGGCCGTAGCCGGGCTGGCCGGGCTGCTGGCCGTAGCCGGGCTGGCCCTGACCGGGCTGCTGCTGCCCCCAGCCGGGCCCCTGAGGGTCGTTCGGCTGGGAAGGAGGGGTGTCGGTCATCTGTTCACCTGTTCGTCGTCGGCGCTGGCCGGGCTGCCGGACGAGGTGGTCCGGCGGGCGTCACGGCGAGCATAGGGCAGGCAGGAGGCGCGGGTCGAGTACCCCCGGACGGTCTCGTGACGTAGGATTGGCAGTCTGGCAGGACGAGTGCCAGCGAGCTCGGGTCGTCGTCGTGACGAGCCCCGCCGGCCGTGCGAGAGGGAGGTGCGTCGTGGTCTCTGAACGTGGTCTCGAGGTGCTGCGCGTCATCGTGCACGACTACGTCGCGTCCCGCGAGCCCGTCGGCTCCAAGTCGATCGTCGAGCGGCACCACTTCGGCGTCTCCGCCGCGACGATCCGCAACGACATGGCCCTCCTCGAAGAAGAAGAGCTGATCGCGGCACCGCACACCTCGTCGGGTCGGGTGCCGACCGACAAGGGCTACCGGCTCTTCGTGAACCACCTCGCCGACCTGCGACCCCTCAGCAGCGCCCAGCGCCAGGCGATCGAGACGTTCCTCGGCGACTCCGCCGACCTCGACGAGGTGCTCGGCCGCACCGTGCGCCTCCTCTCGCAGCTCACCAACCAGGTGGCGCTGGTCCAGTACCCCTCCTTCTCGCGGGCGCGCGTGCGGCACGTCGAGCTGGTCAGCCTGGCCGAGCGCCGCGTCATGACCGTGCTCATCACCGACACGGGCCAGGTCGAGCAGCGGCTCGTCGAGCTGCCCGTCGCCGTCGACGACGAGTTCCTCGCCGAGCTGCGCCGCGCGCTGAACGCGGCCGTGGGCGGCACCGAGCTCAGCGCCGCGGCCGCGCTGCTGGCGGATCTGCACGAGGGCTTCCGCCCCGAGCACGCCGTCGTGGTCGGCATCGTCGTCGCCAGCCTGGCCGAGCAGCTCGCCGCGGGGCGGCAGGAGCGCCTCGTGATGGCCGGCGCGGCCAACCTCGTGCGCACCGGCGACGACTTCAGCGGCGACCTCTACCCCGTCCTCGAGGCGATCGAGCAGCAGGTGGCGCTGCTGCGCCTCTTCGGCGAGATGCAGCTCGACGCGGTCGACGTGGCCGCGAGCATCGGACGGGAGAACGCCTCCTTCGGCCTCTCCCAGGCATCCGTGCTCGCGAGCGGGTACACCTCGACGGGCAGCGAGGTCGCGCGCCTCGGCGTGCTCGGCCCGATGCGCATGGACTACTCGACCAACATGGCCGCCGTCCGGGCCGTGGCCCGCTATCTCTCGTCGCTGCTCTCCGAGCGCTGACGACCCGCACCTCCTCGGCCCTGCGCACCCGCGCCGCGCCCCCTGACCAGACCCCACGAGACCACCCCCAGACACCAGAGGCAGACGAGAACAAGTGGCAGATCATTACGACGTGCTCGGAGTCGACCGGTCGGCGACGCCGGACGAGATCAAGAAGGCGTACCGCAGGCTCGCGCGCGAGCTGCACCCCGACGTCAACCCGAGCCCCGAGGCGTCCGAGCGCTTCAAGGACGTCACGCACGCCTACGACGTGCTGAGCGACCCGCAGCAGCGCGAGCGCTACGACCTCGGCCCGCAGGCCGGGTTCGGCGGCGGCGGAGGGGGAGGAGCGGCCGGCTTCGGCGACATCTTCGACGCGTTCTTCGGCGGCGGAGGAGGCGGCGGCCAGCGACAGGGGCCCCGGTCGCGTCGTGAGCGCGGCCAGGACGCGCTGCTGCGGCTGGAGGTCGACCTCGAGGAGATCGTCTTCGGCACCACCCGCGACATCGAGGTCGACACTGCGGTGCTCTGCGAGACCTGCAACGGCTCGTGCTGCGCGCCCGGCACGTCGCCCCAGACCTGCGACATCTGCAACGGCTCTGGCCAGATCCAGCGCACCGTCCGCTCGCTGCTCGGCAACGTCATGACGTCCAGCCCGTGCGGCACCTGCCGCGGCTACGGCACGGTCATCCCCAACCCGTGCCCGACCTGCCAGGGCCAGGGCCGCGTGCGGGCTCGGCGGACGATCCCGATCGACATCCCCGCGGGCGTCGACACGGGCATCCGCCTGCAGCTGCCGAGCCAGGGCGAGGTCGGCCAGGCCGGCGGACCCAACGGCGACCTCTACCTCGAGGTGAAGGTGCGCCACCACGACATCTACAGCCGCGACGGCGACGACCTGCTCGCGACCCTGGAGGTGCAGATGGCCGACGCCATCCTCGGCACCGAGACGACCCTGCACGCTCTCGACGGCGAGGTCGAGATCGAGCTGAAGCCGGGCACCCAGAGCGCCGACGTCATCACGATCCGCGACCGCGGCATCACGAAGCTGCGCGGCACCGGACGCGGTGACCTCAAGATCGGCGTGCAGGTCGTGACGCCGACGAAGCTCAGCCACAAAGAGCGAGAGCTGATCGAGAAGTTCGCCGCCGGACGC from Frigoribacterium sp. PvP032 includes these protein-coding regions:
- a CDS encoding DUF4870 domain-containing protein, producing MTDTPPSQPNDPQGPGWGQQQPGQGQPGYGQQPGQPGYGQQPGYGAPQPVQPMRPEDEKLWATLIHVGGILLSFVAPLVGYLVLKDRGPFVREHSRVALNFQLTMVIAYVIGGATSFLGIGVLITLAAAIVVIVFGIIAALAANRGEYYKYPLSIEFIKA
- the hrcA gene encoding heat-inducible transcriptional repressor HrcA; the protein is MVSERGLEVLRVIVHDYVASREPVGSKSIVERHHFGVSAATIRNDMALLEEEELIAAPHTSSGRVPTDKGYRLFVNHLADLRPLSSAQRQAIETFLGDSADLDEVLGRTVRLLSQLTNQVALVQYPSFSRARVRHVELVSLAERRVMTVLITDTGQVEQRLVELPVAVDDEFLAELRRALNAAVGGTELSAAAALLADLHEGFRPEHAVVVGIVVASLAEQLAAGRQERLVMAGAANLVRTGDDFSGDLYPVLEAIEQQVALLRLFGEMQLDAVDVAASIGRENASFGLSQASVLASGYTSTGSEVARLGVLGPMRMDYSTNMAAVRAVARYLSSLLSER
- the dnaJ gene encoding molecular chaperone DnaJ; the encoded protein is MADHYDVLGVDRSATPDEIKKAYRRLARELHPDVNPSPEASERFKDVTHAYDVLSDPQQRERYDLGPQAGFGGGGGGGAAGFGDIFDAFFGGGGGGGQRQGPRSRRERGQDALLRLEVDLEEIVFGTTRDIEVDTAVLCETCNGSCCAPGTSPQTCDICNGSGQIQRTVRSLLGNVMTSSPCGTCRGYGTVIPNPCPTCQGQGRVRARRTIPIDIPAGVDTGIRLQLPSQGEVGQAGGPNGDLYLEVKVRHHDIYSRDGDDLLATLEVQMADAILGTETTLHALDGEVEIELKPGTQSADVITIRDRGITKLRGTGRGDLKIGVQVVTPTKLSHKERELIEKFAAGRRSAAPELSQFQQGLFGKLRDRFLHF